A single window of Flagellimonas maritima DNA harbors:
- a CDS encoding IPExxxVDY family protein, giving the protein MSTTHRISADFYDDNFQLIAIHSGLEDFALAYAINFNCCLHLKRVEKDLQFAQDLSFSVFDWEDKINDRYWTLISNNCAVEVAVSSIGLFGNDTSFRKNYLIKEKKEVDYFLKIDGEKKSLVEDVKSINKIPKVVTAYPMAAQDLKSKRNLIF; this is encoded by the coding sequence ATGTCAACAACGCATAGAATATCAGCGGATTTTTACGATGACAATTTTCAGCTCATCGCCATACATAGTGGACTGGAAGATTTCGCTTTGGCATACGCCATAAACTTTAATTGCTGTTTACATCTAAAGAGGGTTGAAAAGGATTTACAATTCGCCCAAGATCTTTCGTTTTCTGTTTTTGATTGGGAAGACAAAATCAATGATAGGTATTGGACCTTAATATCCAACAATTGTGCTGTTGAAGTGGCGGTCTCATCCATAGGTCTTTTTGGTAACGACACTTCTTTTAGGAAAAATTATTTGATTAAAGAAAAGAAAGAGGTTGATTATTTTTTGAAAATTGATGGAGAAAAGAAATCTTTGGTAGAAGATGTCAAATCAATCAATAAAATTCCCAAAGTAGTAACAGCCTATCCTATGGCGGCACAAGACTTAAAATCAAAAAGAAACTTAATCTTTTAA
- the rnc gene encoding ribonuclease III, translating to MKLTSKIFNSPPYKAGDFFLGMKKILGFKPKNLKIYKKAFLHRSVNKRDSDGNPMNYERLEFLGDSMLGTIISKHLYKEVPEGDEGYLTKMRSKIVSRKHLNELGKDLKLLHYVESRIPKSHFGENIHGNVFEALVGAIYLDRGYRYCEKFINEKVIDPYVDIEQLEGKVISYKSLVIEWCQKQKKTFNYDVYEDTGKDELKHFAVKLSIGGRTMAKARATSKKKAEEKASKRAYFALQSKIENQ from the coding sequence ATGAAATTAACCTCAAAAATATTCAATTCCCCTCCTTATAAGGCTGGGGATTTTTTTTTGGGGATGAAAAAAATATTGGGTTTTAAGCCAAAAAATCTGAAAATTTATAAAAAAGCTTTTTTACACCGTTCCGTCAATAAAAGAGACTCAGATGGGAATCCTATGAACTACGAGCGTTTAGAGTTTTTGGGGGACTCCATGTTGGGAACTATTATATCTAAACATCTGTACAAGGAAGTTCCCGAGGGAGATGAGGGCTACCTTACAAAAATGCGCTCAAAAATTGTAAGCAGAAAACACTTGAACGAGTTGGGGAAAGACTTGAAACTTCTACACTATGTGGAGAGTAGAATTCCCAAATCGCATTTTGGGGAAAATATACATGGAAACGTATTTGAAGCTCTAGTGGGGGCGATATATTTGGATAGAGGTTACCGTTATTGCGAAAAATTTATTAACGAAAAGGTAATAGACCCCTATGTGGATATTGAGCAGCTTGAGGGTAAAGTCATAAGCTATAAGAGTTTGGTAATAGAATGGTGCCAGAAGCAGAAAAAAACATTTAACTATGATGTTTACGAGGATACGGGCAAGGATGAATTAAAACATTTTGCCGTCAAGCTCAGTATTGGAGGGCGAACAATGGCCAAGGCCAGGGCTACCTCTAAAAAGAAAGCAGAAGAGAAAGCTTCCAAAAGGGCATATTTTGCACTTCAGAGCAAAATTGAAAATCAATAA
- the fabF gene encoding beta-ketoacyl-ACP synthase II, with the protein MQLKRVVVTGMGALTPIGNNLEAYWEGLKNGKSGCAPITYFDTEKFKTKFACELKGYDPQDFFDRKEARKLDRFAQYALVSSDEAIADSGIDLDKIDKFRVGVIWGAGIGGLETFQNEVIGYANGDGTPRFNPFFIPKMIADIAPGNISIKHGFMGPNYTTVSACASSANAMIDALNYIRLGHCDVIVSGGSEAAVTIAGMGGFNAMHALSTRNDSPESASRPFDATRDGFVLGEGAGALILEEYEHAKARGAKIYAEVIGGGMSSDAYHMTAPHPDGIGVVRVMENCLRDAGISIEEVDTINTHGTSTPLGDVAELKAISKVFGSHAPNININSTKSMTGHLLGAAGAIEAIASILAMENNMVPPTINHSTVDENIDSSLNLTLNKAQKRDVKVAMSNTFGFGGHNACVLFKKIG; encoded by the coding sequence ATGCAGTTAAAGCGAGTAGTAGTTACCGGAATGGGTGCTCTTACACCCATAGGCAACAATTTGGAGGCTTATTGGGAAGGACTGAAGAACGGCAAGAGCGGCTGCGCGCCGATTACGTATTTTGATACGGAAAAGTTCAAGACTAAATTCGCCTGTGAACTTAAAGGATATGACCCCCAAGATTTTTTCGATAGAAAAGAAGCAAGAAAACTGGATAGGTTTGCACAGTATGCCCTGGTCTCATCGGACGAGGCTATTGCAGATTCTGGAATAGACCTTGACAAAATCGATAAATTTAGGGTAGGGGTTATCTGGGGCGCTGGAATAGGCGGACTTGAAACTTTTCAGAATGAAGTGATAGGCTATGCCAATGGGGATGGTACACCACGTTTCAATCCATTTTTCATCCCAAAAATGATTGCTGATATCGCTCCTGGAAATATTTCCATCAAGCATGGATTTATGGGACCGAACTATACCACGGTATCTGCATGTGCATCATCAGCCAATGCAATGATAGACGCCCTTAATTATATTAGATTGGGCCATTGTGACGTAATTGTTTCGGGAGGTAGCGAGGCAGCTGTGACCATTGCGGGAATGGGCGGTTTTAATGCTATGCATGCACTTTCAACCCGTAATGATAGTCCTGAATCTGCATCAAGACCTTTTGACGCAACTAGGGATGGCTTTGTACTCGGAGAAGGTGCTGGAGCACTTATTCTTGAAGAATACGAACATGCCAAAGCAAGGGGAGCAAAAATATATGCAGAGGTAATAGGCGGCGGAATGTCCAGTGATGCTTACCATATGACGGCACCGCACCCAGATGGAATTGGAGTAGTACGGGTAATGGAAAACTGTCTAAGAGATGCGGGTATCAGCATTGAAGAAGTGGACACCATAAATACGCATGGAACATCTACACCCCTCGGTGATGTTGCCGAGCTAAAAGCGATATCCAAAGTATTTGGGTCGCATGCACCCAACATCAACATCAATTCAACCAAATCAATGACAGGGCATTTATTGGGGGCCGCAGGAGCAATTGAAGCTATTGCGTCCATTTTGGCCATGGAAAATAATATGGTTCCGCCTACAATAAATCATAGTACTGTGGATGAAAATATTGATTCTTCCTTGAATCTTACCTTAAACAAGGCACAAAAAAGGGATGTTAAAGTTGCCATGAGCAATACTTTTGGTTTTGGCGGGCATAACGCATGTGTTCTCTTCAAAAAGATTGGGTAG
- a CDS encoding acyl carrier protein, with protein sequence MSDIASRVKAIIVDKLGVDENEVVPEASFTNDLGADSLDTVELIMEFEKEFDIQIPDDQAENIATVGQAITYIEEAK encoded by the coding sequence ATGTCAGACATTGCATCAAGAGTAAAGGCTATCATCGTTGATAAACTAGGTGTAGATGAGAATGAAGTTGTTCCAGAAGCTAGCTTTACCAATGATTTAGGAGCGGATTCCTTGGACACTGTTGAACTTATCATGGAATTTGAGAAGGAATTTGATATTCAAATCCCGGACGATCAGGCAGAAAACATCGCAACTGTTGGTCAAGCAATAACCTATATAGAAGAAGCGAAGTAA
- a CDS encoding phosphoribosylglycinamide formyltransferase — protein sequence MKKIVILASGSGSNAENIISFFEKNDTVKVAAVLTNKKSAKVLERCERLKVPAFFFNKAAFSNPEIFIGLLKGLNPNLIILAGFLWKIPAFLIKEFPDQIINIHPALLPKYGGKGMYGANVHEAVKRNSDSETGITIHYVNENYDEGGIIFQASTTICESDDANAIAEKVHRLEYEHFPLIIEKLLK from the coding sequence ATGAAGAAGATTGTCATCTTGGCCTCTGGAAGTGGCTCCAATGCAGAAAATATCATTTCTTTTTTTGAAAAAAATGATACTGTAAAAGTAGCTGCCGTTTTGACCAATAAAAAAAGTGCCAAAGTTTTGGAGCGCTGTGAACGCCTCAAAGTTCCAGCCTTTTTCTTCAATAAAGCGGCATTTTCCAATCCTGAAATTTTTATTGGCCTGCTGAAAGGCCTTAACCCTAATTTGATAATATTGGCAGGGTTCTTATGGAAAATACCCGCTTTTCTGATTAAGGAATTCCCGGATCAAATCATCAATATCCATCCTGCGTTATTGCCAAAATATGGTGGAAAAGGTATGTACGGGGCTAATGTTCATGAAGCCGTAAAGCGCAATTCAGATTCTGAAACAGGTATCACCATACACTACGTAAATGAGAATTATGATGAAGGAGGTATTATTTTTCAAGCGAGCACCACTATTTGCGAATCAGATGATGCCAATGCAATAGCTGAAAAAGTACATCGTCTAGAATACGAACACTTTCCCCTGATCATTGAAAAATTGCTAAAGTAG
- a CDS encoding viroplasmin family protein, protein MANKKKFYVVWKGKREGIYETWADCKAQIEGFKGAQYKSFQDFAAAKKAFNGNYLDYKGKSKGKKELSPEELLKIGEPDYNSISVDAASSGNPGRMEYQGVDTKTKKLLFKQGPFPQGTNNIGEFLALVHGLAFLKNNKSSRILYSDSRIAMSWVRKKKCRTKLKKNSKNKSLFELIDRAEKWLEQNSYNTPIVKWETKAWGEIPADFGRK, encoded by the coding sequence ATGGCAAATAAAAAGAAGTTTTATGTAGTCTGGAAAGGTAAACGAGAAGGTATTTATGAAACTTGGGCTGATTGCAAAGCACAGATAGAAGGTTTTAAAGGAGCGCAGTACAAATCATTTCAAGATTTTGCGGCAGCTAAAAAAGCCTTCAACGGCAACTATTTGGATTATAAGGGGAAATCCAAAGGGAAAAAAGAATTATCCCCAGAAGAACTATTAAAAATTGGAGAACCCGACTACAATTCTATTTCAGTTGACGCGGCATCTAGCGGAAATCCGGGCAGAATGGAATACCAAGGTGTAGATACGAAAACAAAAAAACTACTTTTTAAGCAAGGCCCATTCCCACAAGGAACAAATAATATTGGTGAGTTTCTAGCATTGGTCCATGGTTTGGCATTTCTAAAAAACAATAAAAGTTCCCGCATACTTTATTCAGATTCCAGAATCGCCATGAGTTGGGTAAGAAAGAAAAAATGTAGGACCAAATTAAAAAAGAATTCCAAGAACAAATCTCTTTTTGAACTCATTGATCGTGCCGAGAAATGGTTAGAGCAAAATTCATACAATACGCCCATTGTCAAATGGGAAACCAAAGCGTGGGGTGAAATCCCCGCTGATTTTGGTAGAAAATAA